Proteins encoded within one genomic window of Eublepharis macularius isolate TG4126 chromosome 10, MPM_Emac_v1.0, whole genome shotgun sequence:
- the HELT gene encoding hairy and enhancer of split-related protein HELT, whose protein sequence is MASKPKERRRVPVSHKVIEKRRRDRINRCLNELGKTVPMALAKQSSGKLEKAEILEMTVQYLRALHSADFPRGREKELLAEFANYFHYGYHECMKNLVHYLTTVERMETKDTKYARILAFLQSKARLVAEPVFTSLGSFPEPDFSYPLPPAPDCPSDSVFQQGSGHGPFSWHSSARSPPLPYIPSTGAIPLANPGQQRNSFLSSVQGLDRHYLNLIGHSHPNAFTLPGSQHPSVL, encoded by the exons ATGGCCTCCAAACCGAAGGAGCGGAGA CGGGTCCCCGTGTCCCACAAAGTGATCGAAAAAAGGAGGCGGGATCGGATCAACCGATGTCTCAATGAGCTTGGGAAGACCGTGCCGATGGCTTTGGCGAAACAG agTTCGGGCAAGTTAGAGAAAGCGGAGATCCTCGAGATGACCGTCCAGTACCTGCGAGCGCTTCATTCTGCCGATTTCCCTCGCGGGAGAGAAAAGG agCTACTAGCTGAATTTGCTAACTACTTTCACTATGGCTACCATGAGTGTATGAAGAACCTTGTTCACTACCTGACCACAGTTGAACGAATGGAGACCAAAGATACCAAGTACGCACGGATCCTGGCTTTCTTGCAGTCCAAAGCTCGTCTTGTTGCTGAACCCGTCTTTACTTCCCTGGGATCTTTCCCAGAGCCAGACTTTTCCTACCCGCTTCCACCAGCGCCAGACTGCCCCAGTGACTCTGTTTTCCAGCAGGGCTCTGGACATGGGCCCTTCTCCTGGCACAGCTCTGCCAGGAGCCCCCCTCTTCCTTACATCCCCAGTACTGGTGCTATACCCCTTGCTAACCCTGGACAGCAGCGTAACTCTTTCTTGTCATCAGTGCAAGGTCTGGACCGCCACTATCTCAACCTGATCGGCCATTCCCACCCTAATGCATTCACCCTGCCAGGCAGTCAGCATCCATCTGTGCTATAG